From Schizosaccharomyces pombe strain 972h- genome assembly, chromosome: II, the proteins below share one genomic window:
- the tsr401 gene encoding 20S rRNA accumulation protein 4 gives MSQKWVQTQAWLGFPDVPISQEDKPDEYSTFLGGFPVFFDGCSLNPNIIKCGNCKNLCRLLLQCYAPLEGDNLKERALYVWGCHNPSCRRVPNSIVCVRGVRLPLKSDIEAVKSPKAISHLEEKKSSPKEKKVNPFAITSESSRGLNPFSDATSANNPFSLSTDVNPSKPSSNVFSKPSFAAKAQQSITDQQKTQAKTKTKHIALTTSGMSVHPPVTETYTYPVTEAFQGMFLGLDLEYVPQNKVNSKKDDFSTFKNYTPYLNDSSEAWEKESYEKSPSVYEKTFRLFSEKISHNPTQCLRYERGGTPLLASGRDKLGQQLKSVTNFGKSPVPLCPLCKSPRLFEMQLMPHAISILNDEIAEWSTILVATCSMDCNPPINKDRVGYAVEWVGIQWD, from the coding sequence ATGTCTCAAAAATGGGTTCAGACTCAGGCTTGGTTAGGTTTTCCAGACGTCCCTATTTCCCAAGAAGATAAGCCAGATGAATACTCCACATTTCTAGGAGGGTTTCCAGTATTTTTTGACGGATGTTCACTGAATCCcaatataattaaatgtggaaattgcaaaaatttatgtCGGTTGCTTCTTCAATGCTATGCTCCGTTGGAAGGTGATAATCTCAAAGAACGAGCTTTGTATGTCTGGGGTTGTCATAATCCTTCGTGTCGACGTGTTCCAAATTCAATAGTTTGTGTCAGAGGAGTGAGGCTTCCCCTAAAAAGTGACATTGAGGCTGTCAAATCACCAAAAGCTATATCTCAccttgaagaaaaaaaatcttcaccgaaggaaaaaaaagtgaacCCGTTTGCGATTACTTCTGAATCTAGTAGAGGACTGAATCCCTTTTCAGATGCTACATCCGCAAACAATCCATTTTCTCTATCCACGGATGTCAACCCCAGTAAACCGAGTAGCAATGTCTTCAGCAAACCCTCTTTTGCTGCTAAAGCTCAACAAAGCATTACCGATCAGCAGAAAACCCAGGcaaaaactaaaacaaaacataTAGCTTTAACAACCTCTGGTATGTCTGTACATCCACCAGTCACCGAGACTTACACCTATCCCGTTACTGAAGCATTTCAGGGGATGTTTTTGGGATTGGATTTAGAGTATGTACCACAGAATAAAGTGAACTCTAAAAAAGATGATTTTagtacttttaaaaattacacCCCATACTTGAATGACAGCAGTGAAGCTTGGGAGAAAGAAAGTTATGAGAAATCCCCTAGTGTGTATGAAAAAACGTTTAGACTATTCAGCGAAAAGATATCCCATAACCCAACTCAATGTCTACGTTATGAACGAGGTGGTACACCACTGCTTGCATCTGGTAGAGATAAGCTCGGTCAGCAACTGAAGTCTGTTActaattttggaaaaagccCGGTGCCGCTGTGCCCTCTTTGCAAATCGCCTCGTTTATTCGAAATGCAGCTTATGCCACATGCGATATCCATTCTCAATGACGAAATAGCAGAATGGTCTACTATACTGGTCGCTACATGTTCGATGGATTGCAATCCTCCGATCAACAAAGATAGAGTTGGTTATGCAGTAGAATGGGTTGGAATTCAGTGGGATTAG
- the gga22 gene encoding adaptin has translation MSSAKRRLYSLIQNATEPYAFEPDLAVNLDIADLINQTGGNLPREAAFAIVRKVNDRNPTVAYLALNLLDICVKNCGYAFRLQIASKEFLNELVRRFPERPPSRLNKIQVMILSLIEEWRKTICRVDRYKEDLGFIRDMHRLLSYKGYTFPEIDKENLAVLSQKSVLKTAEELEKEDREAMSAKLQELIRRGTPADLAEANKLMKVMAGYDTEQKQKYKEHVLVDLEKVKRKAALFGEMLNEVSESDKLASGDLYDELAYSLKAAQRKVDKILEEMSPEDDSYVTVSDLKSLIASLLTQYDHLLEGDFSSARTVAADNNSLLQATTESAKSNSKTSANASNTQSAMDLLIDLDIGSDAQSPSLPASSSQMPTSSFNMESLSQSLLGTVEAPAEVGAISLTESFNSPVSNSSPNVPINNFTSTCAFENSHLNFQITPKSKTRDQVVLLATYTNLSPYDTVENLQSFIAVPKKYNLVLQPQSGTNLSPLQKDGIYQEMIVTKLLDVTELPVRFKLTYKVNGRSQEYTGQSSIRLL, from the exons ATGTCTAGCGCTAAAAGAAGACTATACAGTTTAATTC AAAATGCGACCGAGCCGTACGCTTTTGAACCAGATCTAGCGGTTAATTTGGATATCGCTGATTTGATTAATCAAACTGGCGGAAATTT gCCTCGAGAAGCTGCCTTTGCCATTGTTCGTAAGGTCAATGATCGCAATCCAACAGTTGCCTATCTGGCTTTAAAT CTTCTTGATATTTGCGTCAAAAATTGTGGATATGCCTTTCGTTTACAAATTGCTTCTAAAGAATTCTTAAACGAATTAGTAAGAAGATTTCCAGAGCGCCCACCTTCTCGCTTGAACAAAATCCAAGTCAtgattctttctttaattgaGGAATGGCGGAAAACCATTTGTCGTGTTGATCGTTATAAAGAAGACCTCGGTTTTATTAGGGATATGCACCGACTTTTATCTTACAAAG GCTATACATTTCCTGAAATCGATAAAGAGAATCTTGCTGTTTTAAGTCAAAAATCTGTTCTAAAAACAGCAGAAGAACTTGAAAAGGAAGACAGAGAAGCTATGTCTGCTAAACTACAGGAACTAATTCGTCGCGGTACTCCGGCAGATTTGGCTGAAGCCAACAAACTTATGAAAGTTATGGCTGGTTACGACACTgagcaaaagcaaaaatataagGAACATGTTCTCGTAGATTTAGAAAAagtcaaaagaaaagcagcTCTGTTTGGTGAAATGTTGAATGAAGTTTCTGAATCCGATAAACTAGCCAGTGGTGATTTGTACGATGAGCTGGCCTATTCCTTGAAGGCTGCTCAGCGTAAGGTTGATAAGATATTAGAAGAAATGAGTCCGGAAGATGACTCTTACGTGACTGTTAGCGATTTGAAATCGTTAATCGCATCTTTACTGACCCAATATGACCACTTACTGGAAGGCGATTTTTCATCAGCTCGTACCGTTGCTGCCGATAACAATTCGCTTCTTCAAGCTACTACTGAATCGGCAAAGAGTAATTCCAAAACCTCGGCTAATGCATCTAATACTCAAAGTGCCATGGATTTACTTATCGATTTAGACATAGGATCTGATGCTCAATCTCCTTCTTTACCAGCCTCATCTTCTCAAATGCctacttcttcttttaatatgGAAAGTCTTTCGCAAAGTCTTTTGGGTACTGTCGAAGCGCCTGCCGAAGTTGGTGCCATCTCGCTTACTGAATCTTTCAATTCCCCCGTGTCTAATTCATCGCCCAATGTTCCCattaacaattttactTCTACTTGCGCATTTGAAAACTCTCACTTAAATTTTCAGATAACCCCTAAAAGTAAAACTAGAGATCAAGTAGTTTTACTGGCTACTTACACTAATTTAAGTCCCTATGATACTGTCGAGAATTTACAATCGTTTATTGCAGTTCCCAAG AAATATAATCTTGTACTTCAACCCCAATCTGGAACTAATCTTTCACCTCTCCAGAAAGACGGTATTTACCAGGAAATGATTGTGACTAAGTTACTGGATGTCACAGAACTACCTGTACGGTTTAAACTGACTTACAAGGTAAATGGTAGGTCCCAAGAATACACTGGTCAATCTTCAATTAGGCTACTCTAA